One window from the genome of Leishmania donovani BPK282A1 complete genome, chromosome 5 encodes:
- a CDS encoding phosphate carrier protein, mitochondrial precursor-like protein, with protein sequence MFPVPAGFAVHNRNTGSNNSEGDGHGSRVDERSTVLGLVAGVGGGSTTEADVVSAVITTSLLPPGGVNGVGAASFVSPIVGSRDRVCFQHFLIAAAASALAAVLVVTYVWQSTSAFNIDPVTGKVRPHSFQYFVYCFVGGIAAGMVHLVVAPIDILKCRVQVGEYRSFKDGFVHLFRVEAGGSVYRALPLFFRGWLPMLWGYCIQGSIKFSLYEIVKYVLLIAFLEPSVEAKAAAAAAGGVANSLASSSAAHVSGVYQFFVFLFSSCLAEVVADLGLAPWEAVKIRMQTSPSFPVHLRSALPRMWETEGLHGFYRGLVPLWGRQVPYTMMKFSSFEFVVVGLQSLFHSLGVMDAAEPGVLGKLVVSLLAGVLAGLLCGVVSHPADTVLSKMSQRSSAPTSSAVPALANTLADATCGSVGHGRAGAAHGGAMHGVLEVMHELGWRGMWKGLAPRLLMVVSLTALQWVTYDGFKVWAGLPTSGDVEK encoded by the coding sequence ATGTTTCCCGTGCCGGCCGGCTTTGCGGTGCACAACCGCAACACTGGTTCAAATAACAGTGAAGGCGACGGGCATGGTAGTCGCGTCGATGAGCGAAGCACCGTCTTGGGGCTTGTGgctggcgtcggcggaggcTCAACGACGGAAGCAGATGTGGTGAGCGCAGTGATAACGACGTCCCTCTTGCCGCCTGGCGGCGTTAATGGAGTGGGGGCTGCCTCGTTTGTCTCGCCCATCGTGGGCTCGCGAGACCGGGTTTGCTTCCAGCACTTCCtcatcgcggcggcggcgtcggcgctcgCGGCGGTCCTCGTCGTCACGTACGTGTGGCAGTCGACCTCTGCGTTCAACATCGACCCGGTCACCGGCAAGGTGCGCCCGCACTCGTTCCAGTACTTCGTCTACTGTTTTGtgggcggcatcgccgcggGGATGGTGCACCTCGTCGTTGCCCCAATCGACATCCTCAAGTGCCGCGTGCAGGTGGGCGAGTACCGAAGCTTTAAGGACGGCTTCGTGCACCTATTCCGCGTTGAGGCCGGCGGCTCAGTCTaccgcgcgctgccgctgttcttCCGCGGGTGGCTGCCGATGCTGTGGGGGTACTGCATCCAAGGCTCGATCAAGTTCTCTCTCTACGAAATAGTCAAGTACGTGCTGCTGATCGCCTTTCTGGAACCGTCagtggaggcgaaggcggcagctgctgccgcgggaGGCGTGGCCAACTCGCtcgcgtcgtcgtcagcggcgcATGTGTCCGGCGTCTACCAGTTCttcgtctttctcttctccagCTGCCTGGCCGAGGTGGTTGCCGATCTCGGTCTGGCGCCGTGGGAGGCGGTAAAGATCCGCATGCAGACCTCGCCGTCGTTTCCGGTGCACCTCCGCAGCGCCCTGCCGCGCATGTGGGAGACGGAGGGGCTGCACGGTTTTTACAGGGGGCTCGTGCCGCTCTGGGGCAGGCAGGTGCCGTACACGATGATGAAGTTCTCCTCATTCGAAttcgtcgtcgtcgggcTGCAGTCCCTCTTCCATAGCCTTGGCGTCATGGACGCCGCAGAGCCTGGGGTCTTGGGCAAGCTGGTCGTGAGTTTGCTGGCCGGCGTGCTGGCGGGGCTGCTGTGCGGCGTTGTGTCGCACCCGGCGGACACGGTGCTGTCAAAGATGAGCCAGCGGTCATCTGCGCCCACATCGAgtgcggtgccggcgctggccAATACGCTTGCGGACGCCACATGCGGCAGCGTGGGCCACGGCAgagccggcgccgcccacGGTGGCGCCATGCACGGTGTCCTCGAGGTGATGCATGAGCTAGGGTGGCGCGGCATGTGGAAAGGCTTGGCCCCTCGTCTGTTGATGGTGGTTTCGCTGACGGCACTGCAGTGGGTGACGTACGACGGCTTCAAGGTGTGGGCTGGACTGCCCACCTCCGGTGATGTAGAGAAGTGA
- a CDS encoding trypanothione reductase: MSRAYDLVVLGAGSGGLEAGWNAAVTHKKKVAVVDVQATHGPPLFAALGGTCVNVGCVPKKLMVTGAQYMDLIRESGGFGWEMDRESLCPNWKTLIAAKNKVVNSINESYKSMFADTEGLSFHMGFGALQDAHTVVVRKSEDPHSDVLETLDTEYILIATGSWPTRLGVPGDEFCITSNEAFYLEDAPKRMLCVGGGYIAVEFAGIFNGYKPQGGYVDLCYRGDLILRGFDTEVRKSLTKQLGANGIRVRTNLNPTKITKNEDGSNHVHFNDGTEEDYDQVMLAIGRVPRSQALQLGKAGVRTGKNGAVQVDAYSKTSVDNIYAIGDVTNRVMLTPVAINEGAAFVETVFGGKPRATDHTKVACAVFSIPPIGTCGMTEEEAAKNYETVAVYASSFTPLMHNISGSKHKEFMIRIITNESNGEVLGVHMLGDSAPEIIQSVGICMKMGAKISDFHSTIGVHPTSAEELCSMRTPAYFYESGKRVEKLSSNL, encoded by the coding sequence ATGTCCCGCGCGTACGACCTCGTGGTGCTTGGCGCCGGATCTGGAGGTCTGGAGGCGGGATGGAACGCGGCCGTCACGCACAAGAAGAAGGTGGCCGTCGTCGATGTGCAGGCGACGCACGGTCCGCCGCTCTTCGCTGCGCTCGGCGGCACGTGCGTGAACGTCGGCTGCGTGCCAAAGAAACTCATGGTGACAGGTGCCCAGTACATGGACCTGATCCGTGAGTCTGGCGGCTTCGGATGGGAGATGGACCGCGAATCGCTCTGCCCCAACTGGAAGACGCTCATCGCCGCGAAGAACAAGGTGGTGAACAGCATCAACGAGAGCTACAAGAGCATGTTCGCTGATACGGAGGGCCTCAGCTTTCACATGGGCTTCGGTGCCCTTCAAGACGCTCacacggtggtggtgcgcaagTCGGAAGACCCACACAGCGACGTGCTGGAGACCCTCGACACGGAGTACATCCTCATTGCCACCGGCTCCTGGCCGACGCGCCTCGGAGTCCCCGGCGACGAGTTCTGCATCACGAGCAACGAGGCCTTCTACCTCGAGGATGCCCCCAAGCGGATGCtgtgcgtcggcggcggctacATCGCCGTTGAGTTTGCCGGCATCTTCAACGGCTACAAGCCCCAGGGTGGCTATGTCGACCTGTGCTACCGCGGCGATCTTATTTTGCGCGGCTTCGATACAGAGGTGCGCAAGAGCCTGACGAAGCAGCTGGGGGCGAACGGAATAAGAGTGCGTACAAACTTGAACCCGACGAAGATCACGAAGAATGAGGACGGCTCGAATCACGTTCACTTCAACGATGGCACGGAGGAGGACTACGATCAGGTCATGCTCGCGATCGGTCGCGTGCCGCGCTCGCAGGCACTACAGCTCGGCAAGGCCGGCGTCCGAACAGGAAAGAACGGTGCCGTGCAGGTCGACGCGTATTCGAAGACATCGGTGGACAACATCTACGCCATCGGCGACGTGACGAACCGCGTGATGTTGACGCCGGTGGCCATCAACGAAGGCGCCGCCTTCGTTGAAACCGTCTTCGGTGGCAAGCCCCGCGCCACCGACCACACGAAGGTCGCGTGCGCCGTGTTCTCCATACCGCCGATCGGCACGTGCGGcatgacggaggaggaggcggcgaagaacTACGAAACCGTCGCCGTGTACGCGAGCTCCTTCACGCCCCTTATGCACaacatcagcggcagcaagcaCAAGGAATTCATGATCCGCATCATCACGAACGAATCCAACGGCGAGGTTCTGGGTGTTCACATGCTCGGCGACAGTGCGCCTGAGATCATCCAGAGCGTCGGCATTTGCATGAAGATGGGCGCCAAGATCAGCGACTTCCACAGCACCATCGGAGTCCACCCGACGAGCGCCGAGGAGCTCTGCTCCATGCGCACTCCAGCGTACTTCTACGAGAGTGGCAAGCGCGTCGAAAAGCTCAGCAGCAACCTctga
- a CDS encoding ARP2/3 complex 16kDa subunit, putative, with protein sequence MASAGAPAAPTSRLCAELDALETTSLQRLPIDDARRVLSRLDDVDAQLCRSAGVAVLISDSSEGAVPCTAERGTSPSAHDSSMGTLKQLRSTFAAQLTISQQDALMRVLYACMASCASGVTAPTSEASCWAPIGAHNAHAPLSPAGVRRLYEWHAALHDAAGDGAVVRALMSR encoded by the coding sequence ATGGCGTCGGCTGGGGCCCCTGCTGCTCCGACATCGCGTCTCTGCGCCGAGCTGGACGCGCTCGAAACAACGTCATTGCAGCGCCTCCCCATCGACGATGCACGTCGTGTGCTTTCTCGGCTCGACGACGTGGACGCGCAACTCTGCCGTAGCGCCGGTGTAGCAGTCCTCATCTCAGACAGCAGTGAAGGTGCGGTTCCCTGCACTGCCGAGAGAGGTACCAGTCCCTCTGCCCATGATTCCTCTATGGGGACACTaaagcagctgcgctcgaCCTTCGCTGCTCAGCTGACCATCTCCCAGCAAGATGCACTGATGCGTGTATTGTACGCGTGCATGGCATCTTGCGCCTCTGGCGTCACGGCACCCACATCGGAAGCATCTTGTTGGGCACCGATTGGAGCACACAATGCTCACGCGCCTCTCTCACCAGCGGGTGTGCGCCGACTGTACGAGTGGCACGCGGCCCTGCACGATGCGgctggcgatggcgcggtggtgcgtgccTTGATGAGCAGGTGA
- a CDS encoding DNA replication licensing factor, putative — protein MGGRQGGDGATGAKSAGLPAAAAASAKADAWMDALWEIHCGTPLAGAVRYTDAIVKTMWEVFQPLLSELDVYPLAIADVQPETVTATTAATVPFTDFIVLRLIEPATPARHGHRQRGGDHGDAEEDPQNEFGNALTAVMRTALLEQPYIVLSLVEFFTAVWLYQYEARKLSTSQNVPHGKRRQGDGGAQRARSPTVASAASRAPALRRVYAAVSGDVRHATPFDHLGAAQLGRVLTIKGTVVRMSPARISCVCMSYRCGHCGVVKKQTTQDGVLTYPGPCASARCRGYKWTPLTDQAVCEEVQLLRLQEHTTFFDASSSPASPSGGSGATQQHGGGGNRGNAGGSDSQRMGSGGMHVMIEVELRAPWLDAVTVGDCVCVCGVLETRRGEGKQGGGMQQVCLRARAVRSLRSQETSASSPSLSSIAALQRRQRDGALLSATIGPGGCRDGPWRLAHGGGFAVLADGTSTGGALRGDGEGEADDELMLGAAAQLGGVGPTAMAAAAAASAITALPSGARVSFSSGFDTWSAEEMGRFYEVARHPQWFARLTASVAPSIFGMELVKQALLLSIVGGNRDKNGGETRSSIHVLLVGDPGLGKSQLLRAACAVAPRSAFVCAHTSSSCGLTMTLTRDPVSGETTFEAGAVVHGDGGITCLDEIDKGVQEHKALLEVMEQETVSLAKAGMIFSMPVRTSILAAGNPIGGRFDARKSLAANVNLSPALLTRFDIIACLRNPHGSSGKAQQALTDHILQWHRRGPAAGDGGEGGNGDGQGRGHGAGPLPLPLVQRFLLFCRSQCQPTLCREACDVLQAHYLAQRQHLPEPQYGLAHGATASCAGGAAGHLSDSGSVSGPLPRAAMGLEATVTPRYLQALIRVAEARAKLELRHVATREDAEYAVQLLQSCLNSFDGLAASGSAADVGAGRRPAKLSQRDAVLQRLKLAIVEDNSGVNLLTEQAILDVCESVGCRSAAAMLRQLNEHGFLLQKGNNKYCLRGC, from the coding sequence ATGGGCGGCAGACaaggtggtgatggtgcaACGGGAGCCAAGTCCGCCGGGCTgccagcagccgccgcagcatcgGCGAAGGCCGATGCGTGGATGGACGCGCTCTGGGAGATCCACTGCGGCACCCCcctcgccggcgcggtgCGCTACACCGACGCCATCGTCAAGACCATGTGGGAGGTGTTTCAACCGCTCCTCAGTGAGCTGGATGTATACCCGCTCGCCATTGCCGATGTGCAGCCGgagacggtgacggcgacgacagccgCCACGGTGCCCTTCACGGACTTTATCGTTCTCCGTCTTATCGAGCCTGCAACGCCTGCCAGACATGGGCACAGACAACGCGGTGGTGACCATGGGGACGCTGAGGAGGACCCCCAAAACGAGTTTGGCAACGCCTTGACCGCGGTGATGCGCACCGCACTACTCGAGCAGCCTTACATCGTGCTCTCCCTCGTGGAGTTCTTCACCGCAGTGTGGCTGTACCAGTACGAAGCACGGAAGCTAAGCACGTCGCAGAATGTGCCGCACGGCAAGCGGCGCCaaggcgacggtggtgcacAACGCGCAAGGTCTCCCACAGTAGCATCAGCGGCATCGCGGGCACCGGCGCTTCGCCGCGTATATGCGGCCGTGAGCGGTGATGTGCGCCACGCAACGCCGTTCGACCACCTCGGTGCTGCACAGCTCGGGCGCGTGCTGACGATCAAAGGAACGGTCGTCCGCATGAGCCCGGCGCGCatctcgtgtgtgtgtatgtcgTACCGCTGCGGTCACTGCGGCGTCGTAAAGAAGCAGACGACCCAAGACGGCGTGCTCACCTACCCGGGCCcgtgcgcgagcgcgcgctgccgcggctacAAGTGGACTCCGCTAACGGATCAGGCGGTatgcgaggaggtgcagctgcttcggCTGCAAGAGCACACGACCTTCTTTGACGCGTCCTCATCGCCGGCCTCGCctagcggcggcagcggcgccactcagcagcacggcggtggtggcaatAGAGGCaacgctggcggcagcgacagccaACGCATGGGCAGTGGTGGCATGCACGTCATGAtcgaggtggagctgcggGCGCCGTGGCTCGACGCCGTCACGGTGGGCgactgtgtgtgcgtgtgtggcgtcTTAGAGACGCGGCGGGGCGAGGGTAAGCAAGGCGGGGGCATGCAGCaggtgtgcctgcgcgccaGGGCGGTGCGGAGTCTGCGCAGCCAGGAGACCTCTGCCAGCTCGCCCTCCTTGAGCAGCATCGcagctctgcagcgccgccaacgcGACGGAGCGCTCCTCTCCGCAACTATAGGTCCAGGTGGTTGCCGCGACGGCCCATGGCGGCtggcgcacggcggcggattCGCCGTGCTCGCGGATGGTACCAGCACTGGTGGTGCTctgcgcggcgacggtgaaggGGAAGCGGACGACGAGCTGATGCTTGGGGCTGCCGCACAACTCGGCGGCGTCGGACCCACGgccatggcagcggcggctgccgcgtctgccatcacggcgctgccgtctggCGCCCGtgtctccttctcctccgggTTCGACACCTGGTCTGCCGAGGAGATGGGGCGCTTCTACGAAGTTGCGCGGCACCCGCAGTGGTTTGCGCGACTGACGGCCTCAGTGGCGCCGTCGATCTTCGGCATGGAGCTGGTGAAGCAggctctgctgctctccaTTGTCGGCGGCAACCGTGATAAGAATGGCGGTgagacgcgcagcagcatccacgTCCTGCTTGTCGGCGATCCCGGGCTTGGCAAGTCACAGCTGCTTCGTGCGGCCTGCGCTGTAGCGCCGCGCagtgcgtttgtgtgcgcgcacacgtcgtCGTCTTGCGGCCTCACCATGACGCTGACGCGGGACCCCGTATCGGGCGAGACGACGTTCgaggccggcgccgtcgtgcacggcgatggcgggATCACGTGTCTCGACGAGATCGACAAGGGCGTGCAGGAGCACAAGGCGCTGTTGGAGGTGATGGAGCAGGAGACGGTGAGCCTCGCCAAGGCGGGCATGATATTCTCCATGCCCGTGCGCACCTCCATCCTGGCTGCCGGCAACCCCATCGGCGGCCGCTTCGACGCGCGCAAGTCCCTCGCCGCCAACGTGAACCTCTCCCCGGCGCTGCTCACCCGCTTCGACATCATCGCGTGCCTGCGCAACCCCCAcgggagcagcggcaaggcgcagcaggcgctgacGGACCACATCCTCCAGTGGCATCGCCGTGGCCCCGCGGCTGGGGACGGCGGTGAGGGCGGCAACGGTGACGGGCAGGGCCGCGGGCACGGCGCTGGTCCTCTGCCGCTCCCGCTCGTGCAgcgctttcttctcttctgCCGCTCGCAGTGCCAGCCAACGCTCTGTCGTGAGGCGTGCGACGTCCTGCAGGCGCACtacctcgcgcagcgtcagcacCTGCCTGAACCGCAGTACGGGCTCGCGCACGGCGCCACGGCTAgctgtgctggtggtgcggcaggtCATCTCTCAGATTCTGGCAGTGTCTCGGGGCCACTTCCCCGAGCTGCCATGGGGCTTGAGGCTACCGTGACCCCGCGCTACCTGCAGGCTCTCATTCGCGTCGCCGAGGCGCGAGCGaagctggagctgcgccacgtggCCACCAGAGAAGATGCCGAGtacgcggtgcagctgctgcagtcgtGTCTGAACTCTTTCGACGGTCTTGCCGCGTCGGGCTCAGCGGCGGATGTCGGCGCAGGCAGGAGGCCCGCAAAGCTGAGCCAACGCGatgccgtgctgcagcgactcAAGCTCGCCATCGTCGAGGACAACAGCGGCGTCAACCTGCTCACGGAGCAGGCAATCCTGGACGTGTGCGAATCCgtcggctgccgcagcgccgcggcgatgcTCCGCCAGCTGAATGAGCACGGCTTTCTCTTGCAGAAGGGCAACAATAAGTACTGCCTCCGAGGATGCTGA
- a CDS encoding viscerotropic leishmaniasis antigen, putative encodes MAHTLRTHPQHGRGALLAAPDAVTRVSMLLLSSALFLSCVVPAMTSTTFMRMAYAATAAEPPRCHVDRSRYTGRTTSKGSWAGLHFHLVFTLGLCTSDPDDGVMSVQLNDRHVNFTGRSGSVAMPHLGLVRFNLSASTIGPQYFTSELCYSDVNCTNLCTDALMGHVRACKVDRAIMPVIIVLFWMVTAVACIGFLAALYLRKLAEQRQKALHQLPEVFGTSPAASRTWRPQQRAPTTPRSLSSSHAVFADDHKASHGGSHEADLEHAFEAPAVIPMQGNDESLTPQLRSTASSATTTSCGLPKREEIEMAALRAVAPPSRQHPSKKHRHTHTHDDEVTGTTTMSLRQARHSGPDLPASTATLDTIILHYSTHTLMLQPDRKNIAYQLNCSAQQQQPKKNRVQALEHAARLRAELEAAEEAARLGAEHEAEQT; translated from the coding sequence ATGGCCCACACCTTGCGGACGCATCCGCAACACGGtcgcggcgcgctgctcgccgccCCTGATGCTGTAACGAGGGTATCGATGCTACTGTTGTCCAGcgcgctctttctctcatGCGTTGTGCCCGCGATGACCTCAACGACGTTCATGCGGATGGCGTACGCGGCCACGGCAGCCGAGCCGCCCCGCTGCCATGTTGACCGCAGCCGCTATACCGGCAGAACAACATCCAAGGGGTCTTGGGCCGGCCTGCACTTCCACCTTGTCTTCACGCTCGGTTTGTGCACGAGTGACCCTGACGACGGTGTGATGAGCGTGCAGCTGAATGACCGACACGTGAACTTCAccgggcgcagcggctccgtCGCTATGCCGCACCTCGGCCTGGTCCGCTTCaacctctccgcctccaccatTGGCCCTCAGTACTTCACCTCAGAGCTCTGCTACTCGGACGTGAACTGCACGAATTTGTGCACTGATGCGCTAATGGGCCACGTTCGAGCATGCAAGGTGGATCGTGCCATCATGCCCGTCATCATCGTCCTGTTTTGGATGGTAACCGCCGTTGCCTGCATCGGTTTCCTCGCGGCTCTGTACCTCCGCAAGctcgcggagcagcggcaaaaGGCGCTTCACCAGTTGCCGGAGGTCTTTGGGACCTCACCGGCCGCCTCTCGGACCTggcgaccgcagcagcgcgcaccaACCACGCCTCGATCCTTGTCTTCATCCCACGCCGTCTTCGCAGACGACCATAAGGCTTcacacggcggcagccacgaaGCGGACCTCGAGCACGCTTTCGAAGCGCCTGCTGTGATCCCTATGCAGGGCAACGACGAGAGCCTGACACCGCAGCTCCGAAGCACCGCATcatccgccaccaccacatccTGCGGCCTGCCTAAGAGGGAAGAAATTGAGATGGCGGCTCTGCGTGCCGTCGCTCCACCTTCTCGGCAGCACCCCTCGAAAAAACATCGCCACACTCACACTCACGACGACGAGGTGACCGGCACGACTACCATGAGCTTGAGGCAGGCACGACATTCCGGACCTGACCTCCCTGCTTCCACCGCAACCCTCGACACCATCATCCTCCACTActcgacacacacacttatGCTGCAACCTGATCGAAAAAACATAGCATACCAACTAAACTGCTCcgcacaacagcagcagcctaAAAAAAACCGCGTCCAGGCCCTCGAGCACGCGGCGCGTCTCCGCGCTGAGCTGGAggctgccgaggaggcggcgcgcctggGGGCCGAGCACGAGGCCGAGCAGACC
- a CDS encoding glutaredoxin-like protein — translation MRSLSRGLSLAASGRLVCVSRRSSVTASTALAATYASANAVPCSSLSSSMAASAHRASAAFFHTSRVHRAPSDVSDDLAKDLHDIICHDRLVVFLTGTPSQPRCRFTAQLVDLLDQLGVKYSFFNIMDDEEVCEGLKAYSDWPTYPQVYVDGELLGGFDICKTMMLDGTLTTMLKDKQLI, via the coding sequence ATGCGCTCGTTGAGTCGAGGGCTTTCCCTCGCTGCGAGTGGTCGCCTCGTCTGCGTGTCGCGAAGGTCTTCGGTGACGGCAAGCACCGCCCTTGCCGCGACGTACGCGTCGGCTAACGCGGTGCCCTGCtcatcgctgtcgtcgtccaTGGCTGCGTCAGCGCACCGCGCATCCGCGGCGTTTTTCCACACCTCCCGCGTGCACCGCGCCCCGTCGGACGTGTCGGACGACCTCGCGAAGGATCTGCACGACATCATCTGTCACGACCGCCTCGTCGTCTTTCTCACTGGCACCCCGTCGCAACCGCGGTGTCGCTTTACAGCGCAGCTGGTGGACCTGCTCGACCAGCTCGGCGTCAAGTATAGCTTTTTCAACATCATGGATGACGAGGAGGTTTGCGAGGGGCTCAAGGCGTACAGCGACTGGCCGACGTACCCGCAGGTGTACGTGGACGGCGAGCTGCTCGGCGGCTTCGATATTTGCAAGACAATGATGCTGGATGGCACGCTGACGACGATGCTGAAGGATAAGCAACTCATCTGA
- a CDS encoding protein tyrosine phosphatase, putative, producing the protein MGIKDMYLLAYNAGMCVGWGTILVKVIGHLAEGRDPASVYPGIARLLCVAQTGAVAEILHAAFGVVRSPVGTTFLQVLSRLIVLYGAVRIGDTDSTKSLVFVQMLVAWCLSEIIRYSFYGANLLRVNLASLTWLRYSAFMVLYPVGITGEIGCLYKALPYIKKHKPWTVELPNKLNFTFSWYNTVWFILLGIYPYGSYVMYSYMLAQRRKTFAKSASERSKKSA; encoded by the coding sequence ATGGGCATCAAGGACATGTACCTGCTTGCCTACAACGCGGGCATGTGTGTTGGCTGGGGCACGATCCTCGTGAAGGTCATCGGGCATTTGGCGGAGGGTCGCGACCCCGCCTCGGTCTACCCCGGCAttgcgcggctgctgtgcgttGCGCAGaccggcgccgttgccgagATACTTCATGCCGCCTTCGGCGTCGTGCGCAGCCCAGTCGGCACGACCTTCCTGCAGGTCTTGTCGCGCCTCATCGTGCTGTACGGTGCCGTGCGCATCGGCGACACGGATTCCACAAAGAGCCTCGTGTTTGTGCAGATGCTGGTCGCCTGGTGCCTGAGCGAAATAATTCGCTACTCGTTCTACGGCGCGAACCTCCTCCGTGTCAATCTTGCGTCGCTGACGTGGCTGCGCTACTCCGCCTTCATGGTGCTCTACCCTGTCGGCATCACCGGAGAAATCGGATGCCTGTACAAGGCGCTACCGTATATCAAGAAGCACAAGCCGTGGACCGTGGAGCTGCCGAACAAGCTGAACTTCACCTTCTCGTGGTACAACACCGTGTGGTTCATTCTCCTCGGCATATACCCCTACGGCAGCTACGTCATGTACTCGTAcatgctcgcgcagcgccgaaAGACGTTCGCAAAGTCCGCGTCCGAGAGGTCGAAGAAGTCGGCGTAA
- a CDS encoding ATP-dependent RNA helicase, putative, with the protein MTEFQRLGIQRWLSEQCTYMALETPTPIQCKCIPAILAGRHVVGGAATGSGKTAAFALPILQALAADAYGVFALVLTPSRELAYQIIDQFIAFGAPLRVRTMLAVGGVPTETQVDALKARPHIVAATPGRLRHLLGVFAPEVKKAFAHLRYLVLDEADRLTEGDILRDVQSLIRLLPPTRQRQVLMFTATLHPRLTTLEAPQAEQGLPASSGAAGEREGQNLASSHSPPLQQPQNGEVDEAAEHFSLLAELGITDASTLEVAVVQGAIQEGLGHAAESGSTGAAGGPISSATAPTLPGRPTSFHLPATLTQNYLFIPNMVKLPYLVAALRLQGKEQSTIVYVNSCLRAELVRLTLQLLGFPVCSLDSLLTQQHRLDSVASFKLGIARILVCTDIAARGLDIPAVSLVLHYDVPKHAETYVHRVGRTARAGREGTSVALVTEYDVSLVQRIEKKIGATLTLWKSPAAKESAILSLLDEVSSAKIQARQQVTEQFGARVQTNKAHAARKKAAAAAARSARSPRQRQQQQEQRLPSAEPNATASMAGTASPTSLSGLKRARRSAATAEDAPTQAGVVAKKAKKGAAVRGLAADATASRRSATQQRPAKKSATGESDHSPARKRVKEAT; encoded by the coding sequence ATGACCGAATTTCAACGACTCGGCATCCAGCGCTGGCTCTCAGAGCAGTGCACGTACATGGCGCTGGAGACCCCAACTCCGATTCAATGCAAGTGCATCCCGGCCATCCTGgccggccgccacgtcgtcggcggtgccgcgacCGGCTCGGGTAAGACGGCCGCCTTTGCCCTTCCCATTCTACAGGCCCTCGCGGCCGACGCATACGGCGTCTTTGCCCTTGTGCTGACGCCGTCCAGGGAGTTGGCGTACCAGATCATTGACCAGTTTATTGCCttcggcgcgccgctgcgggtgcgCACGATGCTTGCTGTTGGCGGGGTGCCGACGGAAACGCAAGTGGACGCGCTGAAGGCACGGCCGCACATCGTCGCAGCGACGCCCGGACGGCTCCGCCACCTGCTGGGGGTATTCGCGCcggaggtgaagaaggcgtTCGCCCATCTACGCTACCTGGtgctggacgaggcggacCGGCTGACGGAGGGCGATATTCTGCGAGATGTCCAGTCGCTGATACGGCTGCTCCCGCcaacgcggcagcgacaggtGCTGATGTTCACAGCAACGCTGCACCCTCGGCTCACCACGCTGGAGGCTCCGCAGGCGGAGCAGGGCTTACCGGCAAGCAGTGGTGCGGCAGGGGAGCGTGAGGGTCAAAACCTTGCTTCATCGCAttcaccgccgctgcagcagccgcagaacGGAGAGGTGGACGAAGCCGCAGAGCACTTCTCCCTGCTGGCAGAGCTCGGCATCACGGATGCATCAACCttggaggtggcggtggtgcaagGAGCCATACAGGAAGGTCTCGGCCACGCCGCGGAAAGCGGAAGcacaggtgctgctggtgggcCAATCAGCTCCGCGACGGCACCGACGCTTCCAGGAAGACCGACGTCGTTCCACCTACCAGCGACGCTCACACAAAACTACCTGTTCATCCCGAACATGGTGAAACTGCCGTACctcgtggcggcgctgcgtttGCAGGGCAAAGAGCAGTCCACCATCGTCTACGTCAACTCCTGCCTGCGGGCAGAGCTGGTGCggctgacgctgcagctgctcggcttcccaGTATGCAGCCTGGATTCGCTCCTGACACAGCAACACCGGCTTGATAGCGTGGCCAGCTTCAAGTTAGGCATCGCGCGCATTCTTGTCTGCACCGACATTGCGGCTCGCGGGCTCGATATCCCGGCCGTCAGCCTGGTGCTCCACTACGACGTGCCCAAGCACGCGGAGACGTACGTGCATCGTGTAGGCCGTACCGCGCGTGCCGGCCGCGAGGGCACTTCTGTCGCGCTCGTCACCGAGTACGACGTGAGTCTCGTGCAGCGCATCGAGAAGAAGATCGGCGCCACGCTCACCCTGTGGAAGTCGCCAGCGGCGAAGGAGTCCGCGAttctgtcgctgctggaCGAGGTGTCGTCCGCCAAGATCCAGGCGAGGCAGCAGGTGACAGAGCAGTTTGGTGCTCGTGTGCAGACGAACAAGGCGCACGCGGCCCGCAAAaaagcggctgcggcggccgcgcgctCTGCACGCTccccacggcagcggcagcagcagcaggagcagcgctTGCCCAGCGCAGAACCGAACGCTACTGCTAGCATGGCTGGCACGGCATCGCCCACCTCGCTCAGCGGGTTGAAGCGCGCTCGCAGgtctgccgccactgccgaaGATGCACCCACCCAAGCAGGCGTCGTCGCGAAGAAGGCAAAGAAgggcgccgcggtgcgcggctTGGCTGCCGACGCCACCGCATCGCGGAGGAgcgcaacgcagcagcggccggccAAGAAGAGCGCGACCGGCGAGTCAGACCACAGTCCGGCTCGCAAGCGTGTAAAGGAGGCTACATAG